From one Chiloscyllium plagiosum isolate BGI_BamShark_2017 chromosome 24, ASM401019v2, whole genome shotgun sequence genomic stretch:
- the LOC122562092 gene encoding urotensin-2 receptor, with product MATEAAPPAWNLSTISSPNQTVSELLPPASLEELAVTCSIGTILSLMFLTGVAGNVYTLVLMCQSMRSAASMYIYIVSLALADLLYLSTIPFIVCTYFAKSWYFGDLGCRILFSVDFLTMHASIFTLTVMSTERYLAVVKPLDTVKRSKSYRKAIAVVIWLVSLLLALPMLLIIRLMRSRGKNICAPTWSPHIFRIYMTVLFITSILAPGMIIGYLYIRLARTYWVSQVTTLNDKQTKRSPNQKVLYMIFAIVLVFWACFLPFWVWQMIEYYQLSLSLSQDTRGHINYLMTCLTYSNSCINPFLYTLLTKNYKEYLGNQQRGFGNSSSFHGRNPRFQRSCRRSLSSSSQQYTESVTLSQISGSNNSTI from the coding sequence atgGCCACGGAAGCTGCTCCCCCTGCCTGGAACCTGAGCACCATCTCCAGCCCCAACCAGACGGTGAGTGAGCTCCTGCCCCCGGCCTCTCTGGAGGAGCTGGCGGTGACTTGCTCCATCGGGACCATCCTGTCGCTGATGTTTCTGACCGGGGTGGCAGGCAATGTGTACACGCTGGTGCTGATGTGCCAGTCCATGCGCTCCGCCGCCTCCATGTACATCTACATCGTGAGCCTGGCGCTGGCGGACCTGCTCTACCTCTCCACCATCCCCTTCATCGTCTGCACCTACTTCGCCAAGAGCTGGTACTTCGGGGACCTGGGCTGCCGGATCCTGTTCAGCGTGGACTTCCTGACCATGCACGCCAGCATCTTCACCCTGACCGTGATGAGCACCGAGCGCTACCTGGCCGTGGTCAAGCCGCTGGACACGGTGAAGAGGTCGAAGAGTTACCGCAAGGCGATCGCGGTGGTGATCTGGCTGGTTTCTCTGTTGCTCGCCCTGCCCATGCTGCTCATCATCAGGTTAATGCGGAGCCGGGGGAAGAACATCTGCGCTCCCACTTGGAGCCCGCACATCTTCCGAATCTACATGACCGTGCTGTTCATCACCAGCATCCTAGCCCCGGGTATGATCATTGGTTACTTGTACATTCGCCTGGCCCGGACCTACTGGGTTTCCCAGGTCACCACTTTGAACGACAAGCAGACCAAGCGCTCGCCCAACCAAAAGGTCCTCTACATGATCTTCGCCATCGTCCTGGTGTTCTGGGCTTGCTTCCTGCCTTTCTGGGTCTGGCAGATGATCGAGTACTACCAgctctccctgtccctgtcccaggATACTCGGGGGCACATCAACTACCTGATGACCTGCCTGACCTACAGCAACAGCTGCATTAACCCTTTCCTGTACACGCTGCTCACCAAGAACTACAAGGAGTACCTCGGGAATCAGCAGCGGGGCTTCGGGAACAGCAGCTCGTTCCACGGTCGGAATCCCCGCTTCCAGCGCTCCTGCCGCCGCTCGCTCTCCTCCAGCAGTCAGCAGTACACCGAGTCGGTCACCCTCAGTCAGATCTCCGGCTCGAACAACAGCACCATCTAG